A window from Centropristis striata isolate RG_2023a ecotype Rhode Island chromosome 4, C.striata_1.0, whole genome shotgun sequence encodes these proteins:
- the apbb1 gene encoding amyloid beta precursor protein binding family B member 1, giving the protein MGGHDDEDMPYVVNKQKQDEELKNKLNDSSHWCDQDSTGNNAKWVKEGRNQLRKEAENQQDQDHNCNISQNGNNDDFPHQNTTQEEQQGNEEQTKSPKIAMTPGLSQEESKNILNEPLLINTLESNEEKDKERAEDDKEKEKTSEEDEETSGDTRGEMETTEQSDVESQREGSVVGRNACLLFSNMNGSPNDEEPSWPALSQDNTADSSPNGNRESFWDSSAFETDTDLPSGWMRVRDTSGTYYWHIPTGTTQWEPPSPLGKVGDSMMSSTMSLETTPCEETEESWAHLSSAEEGVGEGELWNEEGEVTSDQSLKEFEGATLRYASINLNYNCSQSEEEEKLAPLCTDLETKCFAVRSLGWVEMSEEDMVPGKSSVAVNNCIRQLSYHKHNLHDTAGIWGEGKDMLMVLENDTMKLIDPLGQTLLHAQPIGSIRVWGVGRDNGRDFAYVARDNLTQVLKCHVFRCDSPAKNIATSLHEMCSKIMLERKATKPGVSRLSSDPGNPVVVPIEEFPAPKNELFQRFQVYYLGCEAVAKPVGMDIINDTLEAAINGKCKNDWTPVSVNIAPATLTILSKQSEEVLSECRVRFLSFMGVGKDVHAFAFIMAEGPQDFTCHMFWCEPNAASLSEAVQAACMLRYQKCLDARPPSLASCLPTPPADSVARRVKKGVQSLLGSFKSYRSGSQSP; this is encoded by the exons ATGGGAGGCCATGATGATGAAGATATGCCATATGTtgtgaataaacaaaaacaagatgaagaGCTAAAGAACAAGCTGAATGACAGCAGCCACTGGTGCGACCAGGACTCTACTGGCAATAATGCCAAGTGGGTCAAAGAAGGCCGGAACCAGCTGCGGAAGGAGGCAGAAAACCAACAGGACCAGGACCACAACTGCAATATCAGCCAGAATGGGAACAATGATGACTTCCCTCACCAGAACACCACTCAGGAAGAACAACAGGGAAACGAGGAGCAAACCAAGTCTCCCAAAATAGCAATGACCCCTGGCCTCAGTCAGGAGGAGTCCAAGAACATCCTTAATGAGCCATTACTCATCAACACTCTGGAGTCCAACGAAGAGAAAGATAAAGAGAGAGCAGAAGATGATAAAGAGAAGGAAAAGACATCTGAGGAAGACGAAGAGACATCAGGTGATACCAGAGGCGAGATGGAGACAACAGAACAGAGTGATGTGGAGTCTCAGAGAGAGGGCAGTGTTGTGGGAAGAAATGCCTGCCTCCTGTTCTCCAACATGAATGGCTCACCAAATGATGAAGAGCCCAGCTGGCCTGCACTGTCTCAGGACAACACAGCTGACAGCTCTCCAAATGGCAACAGAG AGTCCTTTTGGGATTCCAGTGCCTTTGAGACGGACACAGACCTGCCTTCAGGATGGATGAGGGTGCGGGATACATCAGGAACATACTACTGGCACATCCCCACAGGCACCACCCAGTGGGAGCCTCCTTCACCCCTGGGTAAAGTTGGCGACTCCATGATGTCCTCGACTATGTCCCTGGAGACAACCCCCTGTGAGGAGACTGAG GAATCCTGGGCTCACCTCTCCAGTGCAGAGGAAGGAGTCGGTGAAGGGGAACTGTGGAAT gaggagggagaggttACATCTGATCAAAGTCTGAAGGAGTTTGAAGGGGCAACTCTACGCTATGCATCCATCAACCTGAA TTACAATTGCTCCCAGTCTGAGGAAGAAGAGAAGCTCGCTCCTCTCTGCACAGATTTAGAAACTAAG TGTTTTGCAGTGCGTTCCCTGGGCTGGGTAGAGATGTCTGAGGAGGACATGGTACCCGGCAAGAGCAGTGTTGCTGTCAACAACTGCATCAGGCAGCTCTCTTATCACAAACACAACCTTCATGACACTGCCGGTATCTGGGGAGAG GGTAAGGACATGCTGATGGTGCTGGAGAACGACACTATGAAACTGATCGATCCACTGGGCCAGACTCTGCTTCATGCTCAGCCCATTGGCAGCATCCGTGTTTGGGGTGTTGGCAGAGACAACGGCAG GGATTTTGCTTATGTGGCTCGAGACAACCTGACTCAAGTTCTGAAGTGTCATGTTTTCCGCTGCGACTCACCTGCCAAGAACATAGCCACCAGCCTACATGAGATGTGTTCAAAG aTAATGCTGGAGAGAAAGGCGACCAAGCCAGGGGTGAGCAGGCTCAGCTCGGACCCGGGTAACCCTGTGGTCGTCCCTATTGAAG AGTTTCCTGCTCCGAAAAATGAACTCTTCCAGCGCTTCCAAGTGTATTACCTTGGTTGTGAGGCTGTGGCTAAGCCAGTTG GTATGGATATAATCAATGACACGCTCGAGGCAGCGATCAATggcaaatgtaaaaatgactggaCCCCCGTTTCAGTGAATATCGCACCAGCCACCCTCACAATACTTTCAAAACAG AGTGAGGAGGTGCTGTCAGAGTGCAGGGTGCGTTTCCTGTCTTTCATGGGTGTGGGAAAAGACGTCCACGCCTTTGCTTTTATCATGGCGGAGGGTCCCCAAGATTTCACCTGTCACATGTTTTGGTGCGAACCCAACGCAGCCAGTCTGAGTGAGGCTGTACAGGCCGCCTGCATG